A section of the Akkermansia muciniphila genome encodes:
- a CDS encoding ATP-dependent DNA helicase: MNGAGADEGEGVSAFEAYVHRAFARDGLFSRARDFEYRAEQQSMALAVARALQVDAPLLVEAGTGVGKSLGYLLPAVKFALDFDRKAVISTHTINLQEQLFNKDIPLLRSALGIDFSAALLKGRQNYLCHTRLRRALSQMDSLFTQGEAAELKRIQDWALRTQDGTLSDMTFRPSPKVWAMVCSEPHACSMRHCGPSCPYQVARKRVLEAKVVVLNHTLFFGLMAQAEDSEEAGFVFPGDFVVLDEAHMIENIAAKQLGVQLSQPHLNYELLRMFNPRTRKGLLKPLNNAALFQCVQEVIDASDLFFQNARDDLGFAGSGKIVRILRPEWSQDILSLPLAELVGELKREAARQEENVAVKDELADMAARMEEAQASLKVLMDMTEEGHVYWAERSGPEGRSMSVCSAPVEVGDILRERLFSAGRSAVLTSATLGTGDADMSYFAGRVGAESVRKLQIGSPFNYREQMRLIVARSMPEPDQPEYAEVLPEWIKRYLAESRGRAFVLFTSYRLMVQVAEKVRPFCEEQGWTLYVQGQDMQRHAMLEAFRKDVNSVLFGTDSFWTGVDVPGEALSNVIVTRLPFEVPDHPLVESRFESIKARGGNPFYEYSVPVAILKLRQGVGRLIRTKSDSGMVVILDPRVATKRYGARFINSLPDARLEFV, from the coding sequence ATGAATGGCGCCGGGGCAGATGAAGGGGAAGGCGTTAGCGCCTTTGAGGCTTATGTCCACCGGGCATTTGCCCGGGACGGCCTGTTCTCCCGCGCCAGGGATTTTGAATACCGTGCGGAGCAGCAGAGCATGGCCCTGGCTGTGGCCAGGGCGCTCCAGGTGGACGCCCCGCTGCTGGTGGAGGCCGGTACGGGCGTGGGCAAGTCCCTGGGCTACCTGCTCCCGGCGGTGAAGTTTGCGCTGGATTTTGACCGGAAAGCGGTCATTTCCACGCACACGATCAATTTACAGGAGCAGTTGTTCAATAAGGATATTCCTTTGCTCCGCTCCGCCCTGGGGATTGATTTTTCCGCCGCCCTGCTGAAAGGCAGGCAGAATTACCTGTGCCATACCCGCCTGCGGCGCGCTCTGTCCCAGATGGATTCCCTGTTTACGCAGGGGGAGGCCGCGGAGCTGAAGCGGATCCAGGACTGGGCGCTGAGAACGCAGGACGGCACCCTGAGCGACATGACGTTCCGCCCCTCTCCCAAGGTGTGGGCCATGGTGTGCAGTGAACCCCATGCGTGCAGCATGCGCCATTGCGGCCCCTCCTGCCCGTACCAGGTGGCCCGCAAGAGGGTGCTGGAGGCCAAGGTGGTGGTGCTGAACCACACCCTGTTTTTCGGCCTGATGGCCCAGGCGGAGGATTCCGAGGAGGCGGGGTTCGTTTTCCCCGGTGATTTCGTGGTTCTGGATGAGGCCCACATGATTGAGAACATTGCCGCCAAGCAGTTGGGCGTGCAGTTGTCCCAGCCGCATTTGAATTATGAACTGCTGCGCATGTTTAATCCGCGCACGCGCAAGGGGCTGCTGAAACCGCTGAATAATGCGGCCTTGTTCCAGTGCGTGCAGGAGGTGATTGACGCGTCGGACCTGTTTTTCCAGAATGCGCGGGATGACCTGGGGTTTGCAGGTTCCGGCAAGATTGTCCGCATTCTCCGGCCGGAGTGGTCCCAGGACATTCTTTCCCTCCCTCTGGCGGAGCTGGTGGGGGAGCTGAAACGGGAAGCCGCCAGGCAGGAGGAGAACGTGGCCGTGAAGGACGAGCTGGCGGACATGGCCGCCCGGATGGAGGAGGCGCAGGCCTCCCTGAAGGTGCTGATGGATATGACGGAGGAGGGGCACGTGTACTGGGCGGAGCGGTCCGGGCCGGAGGGCAGGAGCATGAGCGTGTGCTCCGCTCCCGTAGAGGTGGGGGATATTCTGAGGGAGCGCCTGTTTTCCGCCGGGCGTTCCGCTGTTCTGACTTCCGCCACACTGGGCACGGGGGATGCGGACATGAGTTACTTTGCGGGGCGCGTGGGCGCGGAAAGCGTCCGGAAGCTCCAGATAGGCAGTCCGTTCAATTACCGGGAGCAGATGCGGCTGATTGTGGCCCGCTCCATGCCGGAGCCGGACCAGCCGGAGTATGCGGAAGTGCTGCCGGAGTGGATTAAAAGGTATCTCGCGGAGTCTCGCGGCAGGGCCTTTGTGCTGTTCACCAGCTACCGGCTGATGGTGCAGGTGGCGGAGAAGGTGCGCCCGTTCTGCGAGGAGCAGGGGTGGACGCTGTACGTGCAGGGGCAGGACATGCAGCGGCACGCCATGCTGGAGGCGTTCCGGAAGGATGTGAACAGCGTGCTCTTCGGCACGGACAGTTTCTGGACCGGGGTGGACGTGCCCGGAGAGGCCCTTTCCAACGTGATCGTGACGCGCCTGCCGTTTGAGGTGCCGGACCACCCGCTGGTGGAATCCCGCTTTGAGAGCATCAAGGCGCGCGGGGGGAATCCGTTTTACGAGTATTCCGTGCCCGTAGCCATTCTGAAGCTGCGGCAGGGGGTGGGGCGGCTGATCCGCACGAAAAGCGATTCCGGCATGGTGGTGATTCTGGACCCGCGCGTAGCCACCAAGAGGTACGGGGCGCGGTTCATCAACTCCCTGCCGGATGCCCGGCTGGAATTCGTGTGA
- a CDS encoding energy-coupling factor ABC transporter ATP-binding protein — translation MSHHLVETIDLCFSYPDSPPALNRVSLRITHGESVAVVGGNGAGKSTLLLHLNGLLEPSSGQVRVGDIPVTPKTVARVRESVGMVFQQADDQLFMPTVREDVAFGPLNMGLPPEEVSRRVRQALRDVHAEALADKMTHHLSGGEKRAVSIATVLSMSPDILVLDEPSANLDPASRRTLISLLRQFSHTKIIATHDLDMVMDLCTRCIVMKDGSILADAPVPDIFADCALLEEARLEQPLSYRLMQYGREQENSGQP, via the coding sequence ATGAGCCACCACCTTGTAGAAACCATTGACCTGTGCTTCAGCTACCCGGATTCTCCTCCGGCGCTGAACCGCGTCTCCCTGCGCATCACCCACGGGGAATCCGTTGCCGTCGTCGGCGGGAACGGAGCGGGAAAATCCACCCTGCTCCTGCACCTCAACGGCCTGCTGGAGCCCTCCTCCGGCCAGGTGCGGGTGGGAGACATCCCCGTGACGCCTAAAACCGTCGCCCGCGTCCGGGAAAGCGTGGGGATGGTGTTCCAGCAGGCGGACGACCAGCTTTTCATGCCCACGGTCCGGGAAGACGTGGCCTTCGGCCCGCTCAACATGGGCCTCCCTCCGGAAGAAGTCAGCCGCCGCGTGCGGCAGGCCTTGCGGGACGTCCATGCGGAGGCCCTGGCGGACAAGATGACCCACCACCTCTCCGGCGGGGAAAAACGCGCCGTATCCATCGCCACCGTCCTCTCCATGAGTCCGGACATCCTGGTGCTGGACGAGCCCAGCGCGAACCTGGACCCCGCTTCACGCCGCACGCTCATCAGCCTGCTGCGCCAGTTCTCCCACACCAAGATCATCGCCACGCACGATCTGGACATGGTCATGGACCTGTGCACGCGCTGCATCGTGATGAAAGACGGCTCTATTCTGGCGGACGCCCCCGTCCCGGACATTTTTGCGGACTGCGCCCTGCTGGAGGAAGCTCGCCTGGAACAGCCCCTCAGCTACCGCCTGATGCAGTACGGCAGGGAACAGGAAAACTCCGGCCAGCCTTAA